The genomic stretch CACGATCACGCCCACCACGATCGAGCCGAGGTAGATGCCCAGCGCCAGCAATCTGCTGCGCACCGCGCCGCGTAGGTCCCGCATCCCGTAGGCGATGGTGATGGTGTTGACGAAGGTGGCGGTCGCCGAAGAACCAGCCCACAGGGCTAACACGAAGCCGACCGAGATGACGTCGGCCCGGCCCTCGCGCAGGACCTGTTGCACCACCGGCGCGATCAGCTCCGCGACCACCTCGTCGCTGAATGCCCGGGAGAAAGTGATCAGCAGGTTCTGCTGCACTCGGTCGACGGTGCCCTCCCCGGCCCATTCGGAGAAGTACCCCAGCGCGGCCAGCAATCCCAGGAACAGCGACGGCAACGACAGCAGCTGCCAGAAGGCGGCTTCGGCTGACAGCCCGAGCACCCGGTCGTTCCAGGCTCGGGACACGGTTCGGAGCGCCAGCCTTCTCATACTGCGCTGGCTCATCACGAGTTCCTAGTCTGCACAGCCACGCCGCCCGGGCAAGACTGTGACACGCCGCCAGGGCAGACAACGTGATGACATCGCTATCTCGCAGCCCCCGATCAACCCCCTGATCAGCCCCGATGAGCCCCGTCAGTCCGTCAATCTCACATCGGCGCGGGTTGGTCGCCGTCGGCCGGTGGACCTGCGGTTAGCCTGGGCCGAGCAGGCGCGGACCCTCATAGGATCGGCGCCGGACCAACGCGAGCGGCAGAAGGGGGCGGCGTCGAGTGCCAGAACGCCGCCCGACCGGCACCCGCCTGCGCGTGTGGCAACGCGAGGCGCTGGCCAAGTACGAGACCGAGCCGCGCAAGGACTTCCTGCTCACCGCCACCCCCGGGGCGGGCAAGACGACGTTCGCCCTCAGCCTGGCGGTGGGGCTGTTTAGCCGCCGGGTGATCGACCGGCTGATCGTGGTCGCTCCCACCGACCACCTGCGCTCGCAGTGGGCTGAGGCCGCCGAACGGTTCGGGATCGCCCTGGCGCCCAATCTCGGCAACTCGGTGGGCCCGGTTCCCAGCGACCTGCACGGTTATGTCACGACCTACGCCCAGGTGGCCGGCAAACCGACCCTGCACGCGGCCCGGGCCACGACCCGGCGCAGCCTGGTCATCCTGGACGAGATCCACCACGCCGGCGACGGGCTGTCCTGGGGCGAGGCGGTAGAGCACGCCTTCGCCGACGCCGGCCGCCGGGTGTGCCTGACCGGAACTCCGTTCCGGACCCGGATCGGCGAGCGGATCCCGTTCGTGCGCTATGAGCCCGACGGGCAGGGCGGCCTGGTCTCGACCGCGGACTTCAGCTACGGCTACGCCGACGCGCTGCGTGACCACGTGGTGCGGCCGGTGGTCTTCGCCGCCTATACGGGGGTGTCGCGCTGGCGCAACTCGGCTGGTGAGGTGATCGCGGCCTCACTGACCGACGCCGGCACCAAGTCCACTGAGCAGGCCGCCTGGCGCACCGCGTTGGACCCCAAGGGGGACTGGGTGCCGCACGTGATAGCGGCGATGGACGAGCGGCTCACCCAGCTGCGCCGGTCTGGCATGCCCGACGCCGCCGGGTTGGTGCTGGCCTCAGATCAGGAGGACGCCCGCGCGTACGCCTCGATCGTGCAGCGGGTGACCGGTGAGAAGCCGTACCTGATCCTCTCCGACGACCCGAAAGCCAGCTCCAAGATCGCCGAGTTCGGCGCCGGCGGGCCGCGGATCGCGGTGTGCGTCCGGATGGTCTCCGAGGGCGTCGACGTGCCCCGCGCGGCCTGCCTGGCCTGGCTGACCAGCTACCGCACGCCGCTGTTCTTCGCTCAGGCGGTGGGCCGGGTGGTCCGCTCCCGGGGCCGGCATGAGTCCGCGACGGTGTTCCTGCCGGCGGTGCGGCCGCTGCTGGCGCTGGCCGCGGAGCTTGAGGACGAGCGCAATCACGTGCTGCCGCCGCCGGCCGGGCCCTCCGACTCGCTCGAACTGGCGGACGAGCTGACCGAGGAGCAGCCCGAGCAGGCCGAGTCAGCCTTGCTGCAGGAGTGGCAGGCACTGGAGGCCGAGGCGCAGTTCGCCCACGTGCTGCACGGCGGCCGGGCCGTCACCCCTGATGCGGGCCCGCCCGCGGTGGACGGCGAGGAGGACTTTCTGGGCCTGCCCGGTTTGCTGTCCCCTGAGCAGACCGCGGCGCTGTTGGCTCAGCGTGACGGCGAGTTGCGCAAGCGGGCCACCCAGTCCCGACGCGTCGAGGCCGACCAGCAGCCGGAGCAGCCCGCCGAGCCGGCCGGCGCGGCCGTCGGCAGCTGGCGGGCAGCCGCTGATCTGCGCCGGGAGGTCAACCGGCTGGTGTCGGTGCTGGCGGCTCGGACCGGTGTCCCGCATGCGGCCCTGCACGCCCAGATCAGAGCCGCGGTGCCCGGACCGGCCTCCGCCTCGGCCTCACTGGAGGTGCTGGAATCCCGGCGGGAGTACTTGATGGGCCGCCTGTGAGCGCTCACCGGGGGGCTGCGGCCCTGGCGCCGCGGGCCGGATAGGTGAGGTTCGCCAGTTCGCTACGCGCGTAATAAGCCTCGATTGGGTTACTCCCGGGATTACGGCGCGCCTGAGCTGGTTGTATGTACTGAGCAGACACGATAAGTCTCAGAGCATCAGAGGCCCCAGTCTGAGACCGACCGCGAGAACCGTCGCAGAAAACGAGGGACCAGTGACAAGCACCTTGACCGTCGAGCCGTTGACCGCAGTCGATCGTTGCGACCGGTGTGGCGCGCAGGCCTACGTGCGCGTCACCCTGCCGGCCGGCAATGAGCTGTTGTTCTGCGCTCATCACGGCCGCGAGTACGCGCCCAAGCTGCGTGAACTGGACGCCGAGATCTTGGACGAGTCGGAACGGCTGGGCGATCTCCAGTCGGCGACCGCCGCGTCCGCGGGTTCCTCCGACTAGGAACCCGCTCGGGCCAGTCCAGGCCATTTGACAGATCGAAGACCGGTCCCCGAGGGGGCCGGTCTTCGTCGTTCTGCAGGGCGCTTGCCAGTCCCGAGCAGAATGGGCCCATGACGAGGCGGACGCTGGCTGTGTGGCTGCAGCCGGAGCGGCAGGCCGCCACTGAGCTCGACGCGGTGATAGCGCGGCTGGCGGCGGCGCACGGCACGGCCGCCTTTCCTGCGCATGTGACGCTGCTGGGGCCGCTGGAGCAGGAGGTCGGCGCCGCGGTGAACGGTCTCGGGCGGGTGGCCGACACGCTGCCGGCGCTGGGAGTCGAGTTCGACGAGGTCCGCTGCGAGCCGGCCTGGCATCGCTCGCTCTACCTCGCCGCCGTCGCGACCGCGGCCCTGCGGCAGGCAGCCCAGGCCGCGGCGAGAGCGTTGAGGCTGCCGGGCCAGTCCGATCACATGCCGCACCTGAGCCTGCAGTACTCCCAGCTGCCGCTGGCCGACAAGCGACGGCTGGTCCCGAGCGTGGCGTTGGAGCTTCCGCTCTCGGTTCGTTTCGACCGGCTGTCGCTGTGGCACATCGACGGTTCGGACGCTCGCCGCTGGCGGCTACTCGCGACTCGGTCGCTGGGCGGCTGACCGGTCCGTCCGGGGGCGCGGCGAGTCCGGCGTTCCCAGCAGGGCGCTGGAAGCCGCCGGCGCGGAGAGCACCCCTCGGTGGGACAGGTGCGATAGCAGTGACCAGCGCGACAGCGAGGACAGCGCCGAGCCCGCTGACATCCAGGAGCCGACGGAGAAGATCGACAGCGCCGAGCCGGCACAGCCGATGGAGGCGAAGGACCCGACGCTGCCGATAGACAGCACCGAGCCTCGTGAGCCGATGGACAGCACCGAGTCTCGTGAGCCGATGGACAGCAGGCTGTTGTGTGACTTTGACGACCATCGCGAGCCGGCGGCGTTCATCTCACCAGCATGTCAGGCGCCCGCGAGCCTCGCCCACATCGGAGATCACCCGGGCGCTCGACGCCGGGAGGTAGCTGAGGGTCAACTGCTAGCCGGGTCGCTCACCGGGGCCGTCACACGCCTGTAGGCCCCGCTGGAGGTTGGTTCGCGTTATCGAACAGACGGTTCGCCTACGGTTTGGCCGATGTGGCGTGCGCGCGCCGCAGCCCTTCGGCCGCGCCTTTCGCTACCCTCCGTAGTGCCTGCCCAACCGCGCGTTACACCTTTTTAACGCGGCGATGTTTTGTAGTCGTTAAGTTACTGATGGTGACCTAAAATTCGGAATACCCCTATGTTAAAAGGGCTTTCGCGAGGTGTGGTTTCAGTGTAAGTTTTGTTCGTCGGGTCTGGCATGATGCCGGAGAAGACGGCCAGGGCAGGCCGACCCCTCAACCCAGCAGGACGCACGTGGCCGTTCTTGGCCACCGCCTTCGGCTACCAAGCGAATTCGAACACCTCAGTCAGCGCGATGTCAGAAAGCGAGGCGGCCAACGTGGTCACAAGCAGTGCCCTCATCCACAGCCGTCGCCCGCAGGCGCGGCTGGCTGGTGTCGATTCCATGGCAAACGGCTCACAGACAGGTGGCGTTCAGTGAGGTTCGACGCGGGGCAGGCTGCCTGGAACTTGCCCACCCCCATGCGCGCGCCGGCTCCCGCGCGTCGCCGCGGCTGGCTGCCGGTGGCGGCGGTGCGACCCGACTACGAGCTCATCCCGATGAACGGAGCTCGCCTGCAGACGCCCGGGCATGAGCGGCCCACGCCTGCCGGCGCGGTGTGCGCGGTGTCCTACCGGGCCGAGTTGCGGCCCTCGACCTGGGAATTGCTGAGCCACCTTGTCGACCCACAGGCCGCGGTCGTGGCTCGTTCCCGGCTCACCGGCGGACGTTCGGTCGATGACTTCGAGGCGGCCGGGCTCGAAGACTCGACGTGGTCACTGGAGTCAGCGACCGCGGCCGCGGCCGCGATGCTCGGCGAGCCGGTCCGCGAACTAGGCCGCGGCGCGATCATCGAGGCGATCCGGGACGACACGGTCGGCCTGCGCTGCGAGGACGTCATTATCGCAGTGAACGGCAAGACTGTGGAGACGGCGGTGCACCTGAGAGCTGCGCTGGCCGGTCTGGACTCGGCCATGCTGACCGTGTTGCTTGGACCTGAAGCCGACCAGCCGGGCGCCCTGTCGAAGGTGTCACTCACCCGGCATTCGGACGGCGCGTGGGGGATGCGGGTGGTCACGGCTGATCGGGTGCTGCGCCACAGCCTCGATGCCCGGTTCAGCCTGCCCGATGATCTGCGTGGCCCCTCTCTGGGGCTCGCCTGCGCGCTGAGCGTCGTGGACGCCTTCACCGGTGGCCGGCTGGCGGTCGGTGGCACCGTGGTCGCGACCGGAACGGTCGACATGACTGGCCGGGTCGGCGGCGTCGGGGCGATTGAGTTCAAGGCGCGTGCTGTCCGAGCACATCCGGACGTGCGTCGCTTTGTAGTGCCGGCGGAGTCGGGAGCCGACGTTGACGATGCGCGTCGGGTGCTCGGCGGCCGGGTAGAAGTCGTGGCGGTGGCAACGTTGGCTGAAGCAGTAGAGGTGCTCTGCGGCTTCAGCTGGCGGGGCAAGAAAATCACCCGTCGATCACCTGATCGGCAATGGGCTAGCACCGTCCGGTAGGCGTCTCTCTGACGCCTGACAATTTCCTTGGAGGGAAAATGCGTTACTCGTCCGCTCGTTGGTCCTCGGCTCGCTGGTCATCGGCTCGCTGGTCCTCAGCTCGCTGGTCATCGGCTCGCTGGTCATCGGCTCGTTGGTCCTCGGCTCGCTGGTCGGCTGGCGCCGGAACCACGGTCGACAGCGTCGAGCTGTAGCCAGACCGCTCATCATTGACAACCGGGCGGCGGGGTTGCCCGCCGCCCGGTCTTCACTCATCGGATGCCCGGCTGTTTCGGTAGCGCCACCGCGTCGCCGTTCAGAGTCGTGCTAGAGACGCTGGTCGGTGGCGGGGTCAGGCACGCCCTCGAAATAGCGCTCCAGCACCTGTGCGAAGGCGGCCTCATCCGGCGCCGCCCTGATAAACAGCGTCATCGACGAGTGCAGTTTGCGCGCGTCAACCTCACCGAAGACCTCGCGCGCGCTGCGGTCCTGCAGTCCCGCGAGGATGCTGGCGCACTCTAGGAGCCGGGGCCCGAGCACCGGATGCCGAAGGTAGGCCCTCGCCTCTGACAGCGAGCTGATCGCGTACTTCTCCGACGTCGGGCTCCGTCCCAGTCCGGCGATCTGCGGAAACACGAACCACATTCAATGGCTGGTCTTACGGCCCTCGCGCAGCTCCGTGACCGCGCGGTGATACGTCCCGCCGGCGTCTTGCGCCGCGACGAAGCGTTCCAGGCCATCCAGCTCCCGCATGGCGGGCTCCCTTCCCAGTCGCCAGGCGTTGACGCTGACCATTTGCTGACAGTTAAACCTCATCTGTCCCATCGGCACCACTGGACGACATCGGGGATTTTGCGACAACGGCGCGGTTTAGCTTGCAATGGGCTAGCGTTTTGGTCACTCTAGGTAACCAGGCGGCCCAAGCCATGGGAGCAACCGTCAGACCAAGACCCCCGATTGACGGAGTTCGTGATGCTGAACAGTCAGCCAAACACAGCTAAAACGTCGAAAGCAGCCTGGCACCGACGCAATCGTAGGACATTCACCCGACTTCGCCGACTCCCAGTGGTGTCGGCACTGTTGTCAACACTGCTGGTGACTGGCCTGGTGATGTTCGTCGGTCAGAACCAGACCGTTCCGGCCGGCGCCGCCGAGGCGCCCATCCGGGCGGCTTTTTACTACGGGTGGTTCCCCGAGACCGAGCACTGGCAGTCTCAGTACACCCCGACCGCCGGCAAGTACGACAGCAGTGACCCGGCGGTGGTGAGCACTCAGGTGCGTCAGGCCAAGGCCGCCGGGTTGAACGCCTTCATCTCCTCCTGGTGGGGGCAGGCGACCAGCACCGACAAGCGGCTGCCGCTGCTGCTGGACACCGCCGCGGCTCAGGGCTTCAAGGTGATGCCGTACTACGAGAAGGAAGGCTTCGGCGACCCCAGCGCCGCCCAGCTCGGCTCCGATCTGGGTTACCTGGCCGCCAAGGCCGCCGCCAGCCCCTCGTGGCAGCGGATGGGTGGACGGCCGGTGCTGTTCGTCTACAACGCCGATGACACCACCTGCGACGTGACCCAGCGCTGGGCGTCGGCCAACCAGGGCCGTTTCTACCTGAACATGAAGGTCATGCACGGCTACCGCGACTGCGCCGTGCAGCCTGATGCCTGGCACCAGTACGGACCGGCCTCGACCATCCAGCATGTGTTGCCTTGGTCCTCCAACGTCTCGCCCGGCTTCTGGAAGTTCGACGAGGCCGCGCCGCGGCTGGCCCGGAACCTGGCCACCTTCAAGTCCGCGCTTGCCGAGCAGGTCAGCTCCGGCGCCCAGTGGCAGCTGATGACCAGCTGGAACGAGTGGGGCGAGGGAACCGGCGTGGAGTCGACCACCCAGTTCGGCCAGGCGTACACCGACGCGATGGCCAGCGCCTACAACGCCTCGCCGGTGATCCCGGTGACCGGCGAGACGGTGTCCTCGGCTGCCGACACCTACGTCAAGTCCAACGCCGCCAGCACCAACTACGGCCTGGCCACCACGCTGCAGCAGAACGCGACCAGCACGGCGGTCGCGGTGTCCTACCTCCGCTTCCCGGCCCCGACGGCCACCGTCACCAAGGCCACCCTGCGGCTGTTCTCCCGGTCCAGCGGAGTCACTGCGTCCAAGGTGTTCAGCACTTCGGGCACCTGGGACGAGCGAACCCTGACCTGGGCCAACCGGCCCGCGCTGGGCGCCCAGGTCGGCGTCACCGGCACGCTGACCGCCGGTCAGTGGACGGCGGCGGATGTGACCAGCGCCGTTCGCGGCGGGGTCAGGTCCTTCGGGGTGAGCACCGGCGCGACCGCCACCCGCTACTTCGACAGCAGGGAAGCGGCCAACCCGCCGCAGCTGGTGCTCGAATACGGCACAGCGTCGACCAGCGCCGCTCCGACCAGCCCCGCGCCGACCACCACTGCTCCGACCAGCCCCGCGCCGACCAGCACCGCCCCGACCACCTCACCGGTGATCGCGGCCGTGGGTGACATCGCCTGCGCGCCCGGCTACACCGTCGGGTCGAGCTGCCAGCACAAAGCGGTGGCTGACAAGATCATCGGCGACACAGCTGTGTCCAAGGTGCTGGCCCTGGGCGACCTTCAGTACCAGGTCGGCGCGCTGTCGGACTTCCAGAACTCCTACGACAAGTCCTGGGGTCCGCTGAAGTCCAAGACCAAGCCCATCCCCGGCAACCACGAGTACGAGACCGCCGGCGCCGCCGGCTACTACGACTACTTCGGGGCCCTCGCCGGTGACCGGACCAAGGGTTACTACTCCTTCGACGTGGGGGCGTGGCACTTCCTCGCCCTGAACTCCGAGCGAGACATCACCGCGGGAGGGGCGCAGATGGCATGGTTGAAGGCCGACCTGGCCGCCCACCCGAACAAGTGTGTCGGGGCGATG from Jatrophihabitans sp. encodes the following:
- a CDS encoding DEAD/DEAH box helicase family protein, producing the protein MPERRPTGTRLRVWQREALAKYETEPRKDFLLTATPGAGKTTFALSLAVGLFSRRVIDRLIVVAPTDHLRSQWAEAAERFGIALAPNLGNSVGPVPSDLHGYVTTYAQVAGKPTLHAARATTRRSLVILDEIHHAGDGLSWGEAVEHAFADAGRRVCLTGTPFRTRIGERIPFVRYEPDGQGGLVSTADFSYGYADALRDHVVRPVVFAAYTGVSRWRNSAGEVIAASLTDAGTKSTEQAAWRTALDPKGDWVPHVIAAMDERLTQLRRSGMPDAAGLVLASDQEDARAYASIVQRVTGEKPYLILSDDPKASSKIAEFGAGGPRIAVCVRMVSEGVDVPRAACLAWLTSYRTPLFFAQAVGRVVRSRGRHESATVFLPAVRPLLALAAELEDERNHVLPPPAGPSDSLELADELTEEQPEQAESALLQEWQALEAEAQFAHVLHGGRAVTPDAGPPAVDGEEDFLGLPGLLSPEQTAALLAQRDGELRKRATQSRRVEADQQPEQPAEPAGAAVGSWRAAADLRREVNRLVSVLAARTGVPHAALHAQIRAAVPGPASASASLEVLESRREYLMGRL
- a CDS encoding 2'-5' RNA ligase family protein: MTRRTLAVWLQPERQAATELDAVIARLAAAHGTAAFPAHVTLLGPLEQEVGAAVNGLGRVADTLPALGVEFDEVRCEPAWHRSLYLAAVATAALRQAAQAAARALRLPGQSDHMPHLSLQYSQLPLADKRRLVPSVALELPLSVRFDRLSLWHIDGSDARRWRLLATRSLGG
- a CDS encoding S16 family serine protease, with the protein product MRFDAGQAAWNLPTPMRAPAPARRRGWLPVAAVRPDYELIPMNGARLQTPGHERPTPAGAVCAVSYRAELRPSTWELLSHLVDPQAAVVARSRLTGGRSVDDFEAAGLEDSTWSLESATAAAAAMLGEPVRELGRGAIIEAIRDDTVGLRCEDVIIAVNGKTVETAVHLRAALAGLDSAMLTVLLGPEADQPGALSKVSLTRHSDGAWGMRVVTADRVLRHSLDARFSLPDDLRGPSLGLACALSVVDAFTGGRLAVGGTVVATGTVDMTGRVGGVGAIEFKARAVRAHPDVRRFVVPAESGADVDDARRVLGGRVEVVAVATLAEAVEVLCGFSWRGKKITRRSPDRQWASTVR
- a CDS encoding DUF1810 family protein; translation: MFPQIAGLGRSPTSEKYAISSLSEARAYLRHPVLGPRLLECASILAGLQDRSAREVFGEVDARKLHSSMTLFIRAAPDEAAFAQVLERYFEGVPDPATDQRL
- a CDS encoding DUF1810 family protein, with product MRELDGLERFVAAQDAGGTYHRAVTELREGRKTSH
- a CDS encoding DNRLRE domain-containing protein, which produces MTGLVMFVGQNQTVPAGAAEAPIRAAFYYGWFPETEHWQSQYTPTAGKYDSSDPAVVSTQVRQAKAAGLNAFISSWWGQATSTDKRLPLLLDTAAAQGFKVMPYYEKEGFGDPSAAQLGSDLGYLAAKAAASPSWQRMGGRPVLFVYNADDTTCDVTQRWASANQGRFYLNMKVMHGYRDCAVQPDAWHQYGPASTIQHVLPWSSNVSPGFWKFDEAAPRLARNLATFKSALAEQVSSGAQWQLMTSWNEWGEGTGVESTTQFGQAYTDAMASAYNASPVIPVTGETVSSAADTYVKSNAASTNYGLATTLQQNATSTAVAVSYLRFPAPTATVTKATLRLFSRSSGVTASKVFSTSGTWDERTLTWANRPALGAQVGVTGTLTAGQWTAADVTSAVRGGVRSFGVSTGATATRYFDSREAANPPQLVLEYGTASTSAAPTSPAPTTTAPTSPAPTSTAPTTSPVIAAVGDIACAPGYTVGSSCQHKAVADKIIGDTAVSKVLALGDLQYQVGALSDFQNSYDKSWGPLKSKTKPIPGNHEYETAGAAGYYDYFGALAGDRTKGYYSFDVGAWHFLALNSERDITAGGAQMAWLKADLAAHPNKCVGAMFHKPRWSSGTHGDHSSMGPFVQALYNAGAELILSGHDHDYERFYPLNPSGVRDDARGIVQIVSGQGGKNHYGVTGRSTTAAKDNTSYGYARLTLHAESADVAFVPATGSYRDAARIACR